A window of Mucilaginibacter paludis DSM 18603 contains these coding sequences:
- a CDS encoding HAD-IIA family hydrolase — translation MKNGLLIDMDGVIYSGEEMIIGADKFISGLISKEIPFTFMTNNSQRTPLDVVRKLKRLGIDISIEHVFTSAMATGKFVADQSKTGTAFVLGEGGLLSSLHDNGITLVDSEPEFVILGEGRNFTLEMVQKAVDMILAGAKFITTNRDPSPQKPGWNNLGIAATTAMIEEAAGTKAFVVGKPSPVMMRSARKFIGLETAGTTVVGDTMETDIQGGVQMGYKTILVLSGITNKVDLGKYAFKPDMIVGSVDEIELPLKWWQ, via the coding sequence ATGAAAAACGGACTTTTAATTGATATGGATGGTGTAATTTACAGCGGCGAAGAGATGATTATCGGCGCTGATAAATTTATAAGTGGCCTTATTTCGAAAGAAATTCCATTCACGTTTATGACAAACAACAGCCAGCGTACCCCACTGGATGTAGTTAGAAAATTAAAACGTTTGGGAATTGACATTTCTATTGAACACGTGTTTACCAGCGCCATGGCAACTGGTAAATTTGTTGCGGATCAAAGCAAAACTGGTACCGCCTTTGTATTGGGCGAGGGTGGGTTACTGAGCAGCCTGCATGATAACGGCATTACGTTGGTTGATTCAGAACCCGAATTTGTTATACTGGGCGAAGGCAGAAACTTTACGCTTGAGATGGTTCAGAAAGCCGTAGATATGATTTTAGCGGGCGCAAAATTTATTACAACCAATCGCGATCCTTCACCACAAAAGCCGGGCTGGAACAATTTAGGAATTGCCGCAACAACTGCGATGATAGAGGAGGCTGCAGGCACTAAGGCCTTTGTTGTTGGAAAACCCAGCCCGGTAATGATGAGGTCTGCACGCAAGTTTATTGGTTTGGAAACCGCTGGTACAACAGTTGTTGGTGACACCATGGAAACGGATATTCAGGGCGGTGTACAGATGGGGTATAAAACAATTTTAGTACTTTCAGGCATAACTAATAAAGTGGACTTAGGTAAATATGCTTTTAAGCCAGATATGATAGTAGGATCGGTGGATGAAATTGAGCTGCCGCTGAAGTGGTGGCAATAG